A genomic window from Salvia splendens isolate huo1 chromosome 11, SspV2, whole genome shotgun sequence includes:
- the LOC121755999 gene encoding homeobox-leucine zipper protein ATHB-14-like, which produces MALSMHRDSNSSGSGSSKQQQQMDASKYVRYTPEQVDALERVYAECPKPSSLRRQQLIRECPILSNIEPKQIKVWFQNRRCREKQRKESSRLQTVNRKLTAMNKLLMEENDRLQKQVSHLVYENGYMRQQLHTVSSTTDTSCDSVVMSGQQQQQNPTPQHPQRDANSPAGLLAIAEETLAEFLGKATGTAVDWVQLIGMKPGPDSIGIVAVSRNCSGVAARACGLVSLEPTKVAEILKDRLSWFRDCRCLDVASAIPTGNGGTIELVYMQVYAPTTLASARDFWTLRYITSLEDGSLVICERSLTSSTGGPAGPPATCFARAEMLPSGYLIRPCEGGGSIIHIVDHIDFDAGSVPEVLRPLYESSKILAQKMTMAALRHIRQIAQEMNGEVQYSGGRQPAVLRALSQRLCRGFNDAVNGFVDDGWSIMSSDGVEDVTIAVNMSPNKFLGSQYNNLSMLPTFGGVLCARASMLLQNVPPALLVRFLREHRSEWADYGVDVYSAASLKASPYAVPCSKPGGFPSSQVILPLAQTVEHEEFLEVVRLEGHAFSPEDIALSRDMYLLQLCSGIDETTTGACAQLVFAPIDESFGDDAPLLPSGFRVIPLEPKSDGPAATRTLDLASALEVGHGGARAGGEADTSNQNLRSVLTIAFQFTFENHYQESVAAMARQYVRSIVASVQRVAMAIAPSQLSSHMVPKPFPGSPEAVTLAQWICRSYSVHTGAELLQADSPAGDAVLKQLWHHSDAIMCCSVKMNASAVFTFANQAGLDMLETTLVALQDIMLEKILDEAGRKILLSEFSKIMQQGFAYLPAGVCVSSMGRPVSYEQAVAWKVLNDDDANHCLAFMFMNWSFV; this is translated from the exons ATGGCGCTTTCTATGCACAGGGATAGTaacagcagcggcagcggcagcaGCAAGCAGCAGCAGCAAATGGATGCAAGCAAGTATGTGAGGTACACGCCGGAGCAGGTTGATGCGCTGGAGAGGGTCTATGCTGAGTGCCCCAAGCCTAGCTCTTTGAGGAGGCAGCAGCTCATTAGGGAATGCCCCATTCTCTCCAACATTGAGCCTAAACAAATCAAAGTCTGGTTTCAGAACCGCAG ATGCCGGGAGAAACAGAGGAAAGAATCATCTCGTCTCCAGACTGTTAATAGGAAGCTGACTGCCATGAACAAGCTGCTGATGGAAGAGAATGACCGCCTTCAGAAGCAGGTCTCGCATCTGGTTTATGAAAATGGTTACATGCGTCAGCAGCTGCACACT GTTAGCTCGACCACCGATACTAGCTGTGACTCGGTGGTTATGAGTGGTCAGCAACAACAGCAAAACCCAACTCCTCAGCATCCTCAAAGGGATGCTAATAGCCCAGCTGG TCTTCTCGCAATTGCTGAGGAGACCCTGGCAGAGTTCCTTGGTAAGGCTACTGGAACTGCTGTCGACTGGGTACAGTTGATTGGGATGAAG CCTGGTCCGGATTCTATTGGCATTGTCGCTGTTTCTCGCAATTGTAGTGGGGTAGCAGCACGAGCCTGTGGCCTCGTGAGTCTTGAACCCACGAAG GTTGCCGAAATTCTCAAAGATCGTCTCTCTTGGTTCCGTGACTGTCGTTGCCTTGATGTAGCAAGTGCAATTCCCACAGGAAATGGAGGGACTATAGAGCTTGTATATATGCAG GTATATGCACCAACAACGTTGGCATCTGCTCGTGACTTTTGGACGCTAAGATATATCACTAGCTTGGAAGATGGCAGTCTAGTG ATTTGTGAGAGGTCATTAACATCTTCTACTGGTGGTCCAGCTGGGCCTCCTGCTACTTGCTTTGCCAGAGCTGAAATGCTACCTAGTGGGTACCTGATCCGACCTTGTGAGGGTGGTGGATCAATTATCCACATTGTTGATCACATTGACTTTGAT GCTGGCAGTGTTCCCGAAGTTTTGAGGCCTCTTTACGAATCATCCAAAATCCTAGCGCAGAAGATGACTATGGCT GCTTTGCGTCACATAAGACAAATAGCTCAAGAAATGAATGGGGAGGTCCAGTACTCAGGTGGCCGCCAACCTGCTGTTCTCAGGGCCTTAAGTCAAAGGTTGTGCAG GGGATTCAATGATGCTGTCAATGGATTTGTTGATGATGGTTGGTCGATAATGAGCAGCGATGGGGTGGAAGATGTAACCATTGCTGTTAACATGTCCCCGAACAAATTTCTTGGTTCTCAGTATAACAATTTGTCAATGCTCCCAACATTTGGGGGAGTCCTCTGTGCACGAGCATCTATGCTTCTCCAG AATGTGCCCCCTGCATTGCTTGTTCGCTTCCTGAGGGAGCATCGTTCGGAGTGGGCTGATTATGGCGTTGATGTTTACTCAGCTGCTTCTCTTAAAGCTAGTCCTTATGCAGTTCCTTGTTCTAAGCCGGGTGGATTTCCTAGTAGTCAAGTCATTTTACCTCTGGCACAGACAGTGGAACACGAAGAG TTTCTGGAAGTGGTTCGTTTGGAGGGTCATGCATTCTCCCCAGAAGACATAGCTTTGTCAAGAGATATGTACCTGTTACAG TTATGCAGTGGGATTGATGAGACAACAACTGGGGCTTGCGCTCAGCTTGTTTTCGCACCGATAGATGAATCATTTGGTGATGATGCACCTTTGCTGCCATCTGGTTTCCGTGTCATTCCATTGGAACCTAAATCA GATGGTCCTGCAGCAACTCGAACACTGGACTTGGCTTCAGCCCTCGAGGTAGGACATGGTGGAGCTCGTGCGGGTGGTGAAGCTGATACGAGCAATCAGAACCTTAGGTCCGTTCTAACCATTGCGTTCCAGTTCACTTTTGAAAATCACTACCAAGAGAGCGTTGCTGCCATGGCCCGTCAGTATGTACGAAGCATTGTTGCCTCAGTTCAAAGAGTTGCTATGGCCATAGCCCCGTCTCAACTCAGCtcacatatggtaccaaagccTTTTCCTGGCTCACCAGAGGCTGTGACATTAGCACAATGGATATGCAGGAGCTATAG TGTGCACACTGGGGCGGAACTCCTTCAGGCAGACTCGCCAGCAGGCGATGCCGTTCTTAAACAACTTTGGCACCACAGCGATGCGATAATGTGCTGCTCTGTTAAGATGAAT GCATCTGCAGTTTTCACATTCGCAAACCAGGCAGGGCTCGACATGCTGGAGACGACCCTGGTCGCCCTCCAGGACATAATGCTGGAGAAGATTCTAGACGAAGCAGGCCGTAAGATTCTCCTCTCGGAGTTCTCCAAGATCATGCAGCAG GGTTTTGCCTATCTGCCAGCCGGAGTTTGCGTCTCGAGCATGGGAAGGCCTGTCTCGTATGAGCAAGCCGTCGCGTGGAAGGTCCTCAAC